The Salinirubellus salinus genome segment GGAGGCGACACTGGAGTTCGTCGACGGCCCCGTCGTCGCGCTCCGTGCGAGCTTCTACGTCGACCACCGGAGCCGCGAGTTCTACGGGCTCGAACTCCACGGCGACGACGGCACGCTCTACCTCGAGGATACCGGGGCGCTGGCGGCCGACCGGGATGCTGTCACCGTCCGCGGTGGTGAGCGTGAACCGACCGTCGCGCCCCATCCGCAATCGCGGCGCGCGCGGCCACACGCGGCCGGGCCAGCCAGACTCGCCCGGTCGGTCGAGCGGGGCCGACCGAGCAGAGCGGGGGCCCGGCGTGCCGCCCACGTGGTCGCGGTCTGCGAGGCGATAGGGGCCGCCGCCACGGGTGACGGTGGCCCGGTCCCTGTCGAGGACGGCCTCGGTGGCGATCTCGGTCGTCGGGCATCCAACGGTCCGCCGCCGGTCCGTCCCCCAGCCACCGCGGCGAGTCACGAGGGCGGGTCCACGATACGGCTCCCCCCGATCGGATTCGGCTGCTCGCGCTACCGTGGCGACGGCGAGTACGTCGAGCCAGCGCTCGGGGCGGCACTCGACACGGGCTACCGGCTGTTCGACACCGCCGAACTGTACGGGAACGAGTGGCGACTCGGCGACCTCCTCGCCGGGGCTGGCGCCCCCGACCGCGAGTCGACATTCCTGCTCGGCAAGCCCTGGCGGACGAACCACGGCCCCGGGCACCTGCGCCAGGCCTGCGAGGGGTCGCTCGACGAACTCGGTGTCGACGCGTTCGATTGCTACGCGCTCCACTGGCCCGACGCGTGGGCCCACCGCGGCGAACTCCGCGAACTCTCCACGCTCCCCGTCACCGAGCAGGAACAGCTGACGTTTCCGACCGACGAGACGGGCGACCCGGTCCGGGCCGACCACTCGCTCCGCGAGACGTGGTCGCGACTGGAAGCGCTGTACGACGACGACCTCACGCGGACGCTCGGCGTGTGTAACGTGACGTGCCCGCAGTTGGCTCGACTGGTCGAGGAGGCGCGGGTCCCGCCAGCACTGGTCCAGGTCGAGCGCCACCCGTACCGCCCCCGCACCGACCTCGTCGAGTGGTGCCACGCACGAGGAATCCGCGTGGTGGCCCACTCGCCGCTCTCGGCCCCGGGGTTGCTGACCGACCCCGTCGTCGAATCGGTCGCCGACACTGCCGGCGTGACGCCCGCGCAAGCCGTGCTGGCGTGGAACGTCGCCCGCGGCGTGGTCCCTATCCCGTCGACGACGAGCGTCGACCACGCCGTCTCGAACCTGGCGGCCGCTCGCTGCCGACTCGACGACCGGGCGGTGAATCGGCTGGACGACCTCGAGACGCCGGGGGTCGAGCGATGACCGCGATGGAGGTCCCGGCCACGCTCGAGGGACGGTGGTGGCTGACAGGGGCCGTCGCACTCCTCTCGGCCACGCTCGTCGCCGTGGCGGCTGCGGACGCGCTATCGCCCGCTGCCGCCCTGCTGTGGCTCCTCGTCGCCTCGGTCCCGCTTGGCTACACGCTCTGGTTCCTCTGGCGGTCGCTGGCGCTCAACCATCCCCCCGAGTCGACGACCCCGACGGCTACGGTCCCCGACGGCGGCACGACGGTGTACCCGACACTCGGGCTGGCGAACGGCATCACTCTCGGCCGCGGGTGGCTCTACGCCGGCGTGGCCGGCTTCGTCCTCGTGACACCCCCCGTCGACAGCGTCTGGCGGTGGCTGCCCGCGCTCTGGTACGGCGGCGGCGCCGCGCTGGACTGGGTCGACGGGCTCGTCGCCCGCCGGTCCGACCGACAGACGGTACTCGGCGAGCGCCTCGACCTGGCGTTCGACACGATGGGGTTCCTGGTCGCGCCAGTCGTAGCAGTCGCGTGGGGGGCGCTCCCGGTCTGGTACCTCTCGGTGTCGGCGGCGCGCTACTGCTACCGGTTCGGCTGCTGGCTCCACGAACGGCGCGGCGGGACGGTCGGTGACCTCCCCGAGAGCCGCCTCAGACGGCCGCTCGCTGGCCTCCAGATGGCGGTCGTCGCCCTGGCGCTCCTCCCGGTCGTCCCGCCGCGTCTCGCGTGGCCCGCAGCGACGCTCGCGATGGCCCCCTCGCTGGCCGTCTTCGCCCGTGACTACCTCGTGGTCACCGGGCGGCTCGGCATGCCGAACGCTCAAGACTCGACGAACCAATCATGACACACGTGAATACCCCCCGCGACGGCGGCGTCAGACTCGCCGTCGTCCAGCTCGACGACTACGGCCCGTGGACGACCACGCCCGAGCCGCGACGAGAGACCGACCTCCAGGCCCTCCAGGCCCGGCTGTTCGCGACGGTCGCCGACTTCTTCGGCGACCGCGACGGCTACGCCTTCGCCGGCCGCTACGACAACATGCTCGGCGTAGCGAACCACATCGACCCCGAGGCGTTCACCCGGCTTCAAGAACGCGTCGCGAACCAGTACCCCGTGACGGTCAGCGTCGGCGTCGGCACGGCACCGACACCCGTGGCGGCGCTCGAAGCCGCTGGAGACGTGCTCCAGGCGGCGGGGAGCGCACAGGAGACGGACCGGCGCGAGGTCCTCGACCACCGTGTGGTCGACGGAGCCACCCCCGGGACGCTCACGGTCGCACACTTCGACGTGGTGGACGTGACCGGCGAACTGACAGACCGCGTCTCCCCCGACGTGGCCGAGCGGACCGTCCGCCGGACGATGCTGGCGCTCTCCGAACGGCTCGCCGAGGAGCACGCCGCAGTGACGCAGTTCGTCGGCGGGGACAACGCTATCGCCGTCTGCCCCGACGTCGGTCGACCGGCCCTCGAGTCCGTCCTCGAACACGTCCGGTCGGAGACGGGCGTCGAACTCCAGGTCGGCGTGGGACACGGTCCGAGTGCGCACGCCGCGGGGTTCGAGGCGAAACACGCGCTCGAGGCGTGTCGGGCGACCGGCAGCCGCATCGAAGGGCCCTGGGGGGTGGCCGACGACTGAGATGGCCCCGACAGAGACCCGTTCGCTCTACTTCGACGCGCCGGAGTCCGTCGAGATACGCACCGAACCCCTGGACGAACTCGGTGCAGACGAACTGTGCGTCGACACCATCGCCTCCGGCATCAGCCCGGGGTCCGAGCTACTCGTCTACCGGGGCGAGTTCCCGGACGGGATGGCCGTCGACAGCACCATCGACGCGCTCGACGGCGCCTTCGAGTATCCGCTCCGGTACGGCTACGCCGCCGTCGGCGAGGTGACACGCGTCGGGCGCGAGGTCGAGGAGGAGTGGCTCGGTCGGCAGGTGTTCGCGTTCGTCCCGCACGCCAGCCGGTTCCACACGACCCCCGACGCGGTGGTACCGGTGGACGACGCCGTCGACGCCACGGAGGCGACGCTGCTCCCGTCGGTCGAGACCGCGACCAACCTCGTCCTCGACGGCCGACCGCGCGTGGGTGAACGGGTCGTCGTCTTCGGGGCCGGACCGGTCGGCCTCTGTACGACGCACGTCCTCTCGCAGTTTCCGCTCGACCGACTCGTCGTCGTCGAGCCCATCGCGTCACGGCGCGAACTCGCCCGCGGGGTGGGAGCCGACCACGTCGTCGACCCCGAGACGGTCGCGTCGGTGCTCGACGACTGCGACGGGGACGGGGCCGACCTCGTCTACGAGCTCTCGGGCCAGCCGGCGACGCTCGACGCCGCCGTCGACGTCGCCGGCTACGACAGCCGTGTCCTCGTCGGGTCGTGGTACGGGACGAAGCGGGCCCCCATCGACCTCGGCGGGTCGTTCCACCGCGAGCGCATCAGCATCGAGTCGAGTCAGGTCAGCACCATCGACCCGTCGCTCCGTGGCCGGTGGGACCGGTCACGCCGGTTCGACACCGCGTTCGACCACCTCCGACGGCTCGACACCGACCTCGTCCTGACGGAGGCGGTCCCGTTCTCCCGGGCGGCCGAGGCGTACCGTCGACTCGATCGCCGTGCGGTCGAGGCCCCACACGTCGTCCTCACCTACCCATGACCGACACCTACCGCGCACGACAGCCCGACGAACCGTACCGGCTGATGGTCCGCCGGACGTTCATCGCACAGCACTTCCTCACGGTGCCCGACCCGGGGCCGGAGGGAGAGGTCCACAGCCACGAGTTCACCGCGGAGGTCGAGTTCGCGGCCCCCGAGCTCGGGGAGTACGGCTACGTGGTCGACATCGACGCGGTCGAGGCGGCACTCGACGAACTGGAGGGCCGCTACCGCGACAGCCTCCTGAACGACCTCCCGGAGTTCGGGGACGAGAACCCGAGCGTCGAGCGGTTCGCCCGCCTGTTCGGTGACCGACTGGCGGCCGCACTCGACGACCCCACGCCGACACGACTCCTCGTCAGGATGTGGGAGGACGACCTCGCGTGGGCGAGCCACGAGCGCGTGCTCACAACGGAATGAGCGACGCTCCCGACGGCCACGACCACGCTCGACCGCGCTACCTGACGGCCAAGCGGTCCGTCGACGAGCGGGCACGCGACCGGCGGGTGCTGTCGCGACTGGTCGAGACGCTCCCGGACCGGCCAAGGGTCGGCGAGGCCGGCTGTGGCACCGGGCTGTCGGTCCCGACGCTCCACGACTGGGGTATCCGGCCTGGCACCTACCACGGAGCCGATACCGACCCTCGCATCGTCGCGTTCGCCCGCTGGCTCGTGCCACGGGTGCTCCGACGACGGGAGCTGGACGTCACGGCGACGCCGACGGGCTGCCGGGTCGGGCGTTCGAGCGAGACCGACCTGGCCGTCGCCTTCGACGCCGACGACGCGCTGACGGCACTCCCGAGCGCCGCACCGGACGAGGGGTTCGACCTCGTCCTCGCACAGTCGTTCCTCGACCTCGTGCCGGTCGAACCAGCCCTCGAGGCGTTCGGCCGGGCCGTCGGCGGGGACGGCCTCGTCTACGCGCCACTGACGTTCGACGGCGAGACCATCTTCCTCCCCGAGCACCCTGCCGACGAGCGCGTCTCGGAGGCGTTCCACGCGGCCATCGACGCCACGCCCGGGCGCGACAGTCGAGCGGGTCGACACCTCCTCGACCGACTCCGCGAGCGTGGCGCACGGGTCGAGGCGGTCGCCGCGTCCGATTGGATCGTCGGGCCGTCGCCCGGCGGGGAGTATCCCGCCGACGAGCGGTACTTCCTCGCGTGCATCCTCGAGTTCGTCGCCGACGCTCTCGGGGGCGTCGAGGGGAGCGAGGAGTGGCTGGCGACCCGCCGACGCCAACTGCACGCGGGGGAACTGACGTACGTCGCCCACGGCTACGACCTCCTCTGGCGACCCGCCGAGGTGACCGACCGGTGATGGTCGTCACCCACGTCGCCGTGGCGCTGGCGTTCGCCGTTCCAGTCGCGCTGGCCGCCCCACAGTTCGCGACGCCAGCGGCGGTCGGTGCCATCGTGGGCGGGGTGTTCCCGGACCTCGACCTGCTCGTGGGTGAGCACCGGCGGACGCTCCACTTCCCGGTGTTCGGCCCCGTGCTCGCGGTTCCCGGCGTCGTACTCGCGTTCCTCGTTCCGACCCCGCTCACGGTGGCGCTCGCACTCGCACTCGTCGGGGGCGGTCTCCACAGCGCGAGCGACGTGCTGGGGGCGGGTGAGGAACTCAGACCGTGGGAGCGGACCAACACGAACGCGGTCTACGACCACGTCTCCGGCCGCTGGTGGCAGGCGCGCTACGTGTTCCCCTACGACGGCTCACCGCAGGACCTCGGGCTGGCGGTGGTCGCGGGCGTCCCGGTCTTGCTGGTGTACGACGGGCCGGTTCGGTGGGGGCTCGGTGCGGCCCTCGGTGTCGCGGTCGTGTACGCCGTGTTGCGACGTCGGCTGGTGCCGTACTTCGAACGGATCCTGTAGTGTGGCTTCACCGGACCGTCTCGGGCGCGAACCACAGCGTCCGCTCGCAGACATCGGCGGCAGTGCCCAGAGGGAGCGCCAGCGGAGGAGACCCACACGCCGCCCCACTGTTGTGCTCAGTCCGCCTCCGCTTCGCTCACCTTCTGTTGGAGGTGGTCGAGGACGTGCCCGTGCTCGTCCTGCGGGCTGAAGAGGACGAACTCGACGCCCTCGTCTTCCGTGAGTATCGTGTGGCCGGGCGGCCAGTAGACGGCCTCCCCCGCCTCGTTGACCTCTGTGGTCCCGTCCGTGTACCGGACGTGGACCGAGCCGTCCACGATGTATCCCCAGTGGGGACACTGACAGAGGTCGTCTTCGAGCCCCTCGAGCAGTCCCGTGACGTCGACGCCCGGCGACATGGTCCCCCGGACGGCGTCGAACGACTGTCCGTCCATCGCTCCGAACTCGGTCACGCGCTGTATCGTCGCATCCGGCGTCTCGACCTTCGCTGGCAGGTCGGCTGTCGGTCGGTGCATGACTCTCCGTCCACGGCGCCGAACATGATGTTTCGGAGGGAACATCGTTCACGGTGTGTTCGTCGGTCGGGGGCCGAACGTCGGCCGGACTCGGCGGCCCGCCACCCGTCTCCAACGGTCACGGCACGAGTTCTTCGAGGTCGTCGGGGTCCTCGGGCGTCACCGGTGTCGCGCGTTCGCGGCAGCGCTCGAACAGGTCGACCGCCCACTCGTAGACGGTCTCGTCGTCGGTCACGAGGCCACCCTTAGCCACCCCCTGCTCGTCGGTCAGGTTGATGCCCACGGTCTCGTCGACGATACCGACCGACATCGGGACCTCCTCTGAGACGGAGATGTGGACCGTCTCCTCCTCGAGCATCTCGCTGAACTGTCGCGCGGCGGTCGGGTGGTCGAGGGTGACCTCCAGGACGCTGGGGGTGAGTACCATCTCGAGACGCGTGTCCCCGTGGACCGTCATCTCCCAGTGGTTCTCGACGAGGACGGGCGCGACCGTGGTCGCGACGCCGCGGAGGTGGTCGCCGGAGCGGTGGAACTCGAGCACTCGTCTGACGAACGCCGTCGCGTCACTCCCGTCGAGGACGACGACCTCGGCGTCGCGGAGGCACCGGACGTCGAACGGCACCGGGTCGACCGGCAGCCACTGCAGGGGCTCACGGAGGCGTCGTTCGGTCTCGACCTGGTCGAGCAGGTGGTCGAACTCGTCGTAGATCCACTCTCCCAGCGGCGTCGCGTCGTACTCCTGTCCTACCCCCTCGACCCAGTGGCGCTCGCCGAGTTCCCGGAGGATGCGTGCGATAGTCACCCGTGAAGCGTCGACCAGTTCCCCGATCTCGTGTCGACTGCGCGGTGCCTCCACGAGCGTCTCGAACACCGCCACTCGGTTCTCGGAGTTCGCGAGGAACGCGATGTCGTCGAGTGCCGTGTCCATCCTCGACAGAGGCACACAGTAGGTCAAGAAACTACTGTCGGCGTGGGTACGCGTGAAGAGACTATCTCTCGAAGGTGCACACCGCCTGCGGCGACGTCACGCCGGCCCGTCGCCGGGGGCCGACGGACGGCTGCGAGCACGAAGCCACTGCCGTGTTCACCCCAGGTACGACGAAGACACCGTGACGGCCGTGCCCCCAGTAGGCAGAGCACACATCGAGCACGCTCCGACCACCACGGCCAAGGCGAGACCCGGCGAAGGGAGTTCCTGAAGGGTCCCCCGTCCGGCACTCGACCTGCTACAGTCTTATGACGGATGGGTCCGAAGCCGACGTCGTGTCCGAGACCGACGTCGAATCCGAGCACGTACAGATCCTCCGCGAATCCATCGAGAAGCACAACGACCCCGACCGTCGCGACGAGTACCTCGAAGACTACAGCGAGGACCTCGCGCTCCACGGGGCGGACGCCGACGGCCTCGAGGAGCTGGAGGCGTTCTACCAGACGGTCTGGCAGGCCATCCCCGACCTCGAGGTGACCATCGAGCGGGCCATCGCCGACGGCGACGAGGTGGCGGTGCGCTACTCGTGGAGCGGGACCCACGCCGCCACCGGCGAGGAGGTCTCGCTCGACAGCGGCCTCACCTGGTACCGGTTCGAGGACGGCGAGATCGCAGAGCGCTGGGTCGCCTCCGGCACCGGCGGCGCCATCCGCGACATCGTCGAGCCCTGAGTCGGCGCCGACGGCCCGCGCGACCCGTGAGGGGACCACCGCGACTACCCACTCGTTGCGTCGGTCGCCGCATCCAGTCGCCACGAGACACCGAGCGCGTCGACCAGTCTGCGGTGGTCTCGAACGTGGACGAGCGACAGCGACTCGTTCGCGTTCGCGTCGTCGCCATCGAGCTCTTCCGGGTCGGGGACCGTCAGTCGGAACGTCGGCGTGTCGTCGTCGTCCATCCCGCCCAGTCGAACCGTCTGCGTGTCGAAGACCCGGTCGACGGCGTCCGCGGTGACCTCGAGGTCGGTCACGGCGGTCCGTTCGAGCCGAGCCTGTGGTTCCTCGAGCAGCCGGTCGTAGACGACGAGCGTGCCGTCGTACCCCCGGTACTCGACGGTCCCGTACCGGAGGTACCGCGAGGCCGCCCGGACACCGGCGAACAGGGCGACGACGCCGACGAAGACGAGGCCGACGGTCGTCGCGCCGAACGCGAGGAAGAACGCGGCCGCGAGGTAGACGACGAGGACGGGACTGGTGAGCGTGTACGTGACACCACGGTAGAGCGCATCGAGCAGTGCTGCGCCTCGCGGTGGCCGGTCGCACACCACGGGGGCGCCCGGCGGCACCTCGACAGGGACCGGTTCCGGTTCGGTCTCGGCACTCCCGTAGAGCCGGTAGAACAGCCCCCGAGCGTCGGGATCGCGTGCCACCTGGAGCCGTCGGAGGTCGTAGAGGAACTTCCCGACGACGAGGACCGCGAGGACGACCTCGCCGCTCACCGCGGCCCCCTGGAGTGGGCCGGCGACGAACAGCAGCGCACCGACGGCGAACAGCCGTCTGAACGGCACGAGGACGACCGATCGCGGCGAGTGCTCTCGGTACCCACCGCGGGCGAAGTACTCGCGAGCCGTCTCGACGCCTTCGGCGAGGAACACGCCGGCACCACCGAGCAGCAGCTGCTCGACGACCGGGGTCGTGATCGTCGGGTCGGTGAACGCGAAGACGAGGAACGCCGTGCCGACCTCGAGGGGGGCGAGGAAACCCGCCGTCAGGAGCAACGTCGGGACGTTCCGGAGGTAGACGGGCGGGAGCGGCCCGGGGAGCGAGACCGACCCGCGTTTCGTCTGGAGTGGGCCGAGGAGCCGGTCGTCCCCGTCGATCATGTTCCGGGGGCGCTTGGCGGCGAAGGGGATCTTCACGACGGCCCAGCAGACGACCGCCGCGATCTCGAGGACGAACACCCCGAGGACGACCGCGATCGGCCAGCCCAGCAGGAGGACACCGACCGGGACGACCAGCCCCGGGAGGAGGGTGGTGAACGGCAGCGAGCGGAGGGGGGCGGGACGCGACACACTGGGCGTTCACGGTGCGGGGACAAACAGCCCTGCGGTCGCCGCCGGTCACGATTCGAACACGGCGAGGCCGAGCGCCACAACCACGACTTGCCCGAGCCGTGCTGGCCGACTACGACGCCATGGCCGAACTCGAACCGAGACGGCACGCTGGGTGTTCGACAGCCGCGCCACCGCTCACACGGTCGTCGACGCGCGCTACGACCCGCTCGTCGGCGAGCAGCGTATCGAGAAGACCGACAGCGAGAACACGCCGCCGAGTTCGTTCCGATTCGATACCCCCGGCTGGACGGAGACGTTCACCGTCGAGGGGTTGCTGAACCGAATGCAGGAGTGAGCGCGGCGCTCTCGACAGTTTCGACCCCGCAGCCGAGTCGAGAGCTACAGCGACCCAAACATGACAGCTCGGACAGGTTGTTTGGCCCATAGAATAGTACCGAATCTGTCACTATTGCCAGCCCCCGAAAAACTCGAGGTACACAACAGTATTTAGAAGCTTTGGGAGTATAAGATTCGAGTAGTTCCACCAGGATTCGAACCTGGGTCGTTGCCCCCAGAAGGCAACAGGATTGGCCGCTACCCCATGGAACTGATCCGACATGTTTGCCAGCCCGCCTGCCTGCTGACAATCCTACGTAGCCTGCACAACTTTATGAACGTTGCGGAGTCAGTTACCCGGTTGGCGCGTGTCCGCCGCTACGCCGGGCGATGTTCCTGTCGGTGGCAGTTGGCACAGAGGACGACGCAGCGATCGACCTCGGCACGGACCTGCTCGACGGGTTTGGAGTCGCTGATGAGCCTGCCGACGCCATCGCGCTTCGTCTCGGGGGCTGGGTGGTGGAACTGGAGACAGCAACCCTCTGTCTCGCCACACTCGCGACAGCCGCGTCGTTGCTTGTAGTGGGGCGTCCAGGCACGGAGATAGGTCTCTTTGGTGAGGTCGGTCTCGTCCGGCCGGATAATGCCGATGGCTGCGTCCGTCCGAACAGTTGGGCCTGCGCTGTCGAGACAGGCGGGCTTTGCGTGGTGGGCCGGCCAGTGGCAGTTGGCACACCGGACCTCGCAGTGTTGGAGTTCGGCGTGGATGTCGGCGGCGGAGTAGCCGTAGGTGGCGAGGTCGGTGACGGCACGTTCCGTGGGGCCGACGTGGTGGAAGTCGAGGCAGGCGGGGTCTGCCTCGCCGCAGGCGGTACACCCAAGGGAGGCCTTGTAGATGTCGAGCCAGTCACGGAGGCGGCGTCGGCGGTCGAGACTCCGCTGGGCGTTCTCCTCGTGGTGGCGGTAGTGCCAGCGCTGGTCGACCGACATGGCGACCCACTCGGCGTCCGAGACGTCGAGGTGGGCGGGCTTGGGACCGACACGGGAGCCACGGTCGGCGGTCGTCTGTAGTTCGGCCAGCTCTTTGGCGGCGTTCCAGCCGTCGCAGATGCGGATGATGGTGGCCGACGCAGGTGTCAGCCCGAGGTCCTCGTACTGGGCTTTGCTGGGGGACTCACCGAGGTGGTCGGCGGCTCGTCTGAGGGCGGCCGCGCACTCGGCGGGAGTGTAGCTGTAGCGCGCGGTCCGGGCCTGTGTGGTGGTCGTAGTCGATGCGTCGCTCTGGACGAACCCCGGCGAACCCCGCAGAAGGTGATAGAGATGGGCTGCTGGATACAGAGGGTGTATCGGTCGTCTCTCGTCCCTATTGACCTCCTCCCGCGCCTGAAGACGCGGGAATCCCACCACGGGATTTCAGGCCGAGCGTGGCCCTACGGTTTCAAGACGCATACGTTCCAAGCGTCTCTTGCTTGGTAGCATCGGCTTGGCTGTCTTGTGGGGCGGTCAAACGCCCCCCATCCTCAGCCGAGTCATCGTCGTTCTCGTGTTCTCTGAAACGACTCTCTCCGCTGAGGTAGCGGTCTGCGATGTTCACCGCCCCGTTCACGTCCGCTTGGTACTCACCCATCCAACACGCATCGTTCGTACACTTGAACGTCGCCTGTCGTGGGCGGTATCCTACCTCACCGCACGCATGACACTCTTTCGAGGTGTTGCGCGGGTTCACCGTTTCGACAGGGATGCCCTTCTCGACGGCTTTGTAGCGTATCTGCGCGTGAAGTTTGGCGAATCCCCATCCGTGGAGACGGCGGTTCATGTACTCGCCGTAGTCCATCGACTCCCGTATATACGTCAGGTCTTCCAGAACAAGAACGGGATTCTCGACGGACTCGGCGTACTCCACGACTTCGCGGGTGACGCGGTGGAACACGTCGTCTATCTGGTTCCACAGGTCGTCCCCAAAGGACTCCGCGATGCACTCACTTCCGCGTGTCTGGAGTCGCCGTGTAGCGGTGAAGTATGTCTTACGGAGCCGACGGACGGTTTTGCCCTCGTCGGCCCACAGTTCGGGAGCGGTCGGAGAACCGTGCCTGTCGCGGTGACACACCGTGACGAGTGACGCTTCTCCAATATCGACTCCGATGGGCGTCCGTTCTTCGGCGGACACCTCGGAACCATCCTCTACGTCGCGGGTCGTGGTGACGTGGAGATACCACGTCCCATCTCGCTCGAATAGCCGACTCTCCCCCATCGTGGCGTCTCCCGCGTTCAACGCTTCCAACCAGTCCCGCTGTTCGGGATTCGGTTGTGCTGGCATCCAGAGGTGGTAGTCCTCGTGGTGCGGGATTTTGACGTACCACTCGATTGCGTTCTCGGGCTTGTGGTCGAGCCGTAGCCCTTCGTTCGTGAAGCGAACAGGGTGGTCGTCGTGAAGTTCGCCCGCGTTGTATGTCGTCGTGAGTTGCGGGACGTACTGTTTGAGCGCATTCTTCGCGTACCCGCTCAGGTCGTAGTTGATCACTACGTCGTTCGCTTGGGTCTGCGTGGTGCATCGGGCGTTGAACGCATCGTGAAGGGCCTGTTGGTACGCCTCTCGCGTCTCTCGGAGTTTCCTCCGCTTGTGCGCGTTCGGCTCTACCAGTTTGAGTTCCAGCGTCTTCGTGAGTTCAGTCACGAATCGTCCTCCTCGTGCCTCTGAATGTAGTTCATGACCGTTTCGCTGGATACGTGTCCCGCCGTTCCTGCGTAGTACCCGCGCGCCCATCCGATTTTCTCTCCGTCGTCGTCGGCGTAGCGGTGGTTGTACTTCCGCGAGGAAATACCCTTGAACCAGTTGGCGAGGAGAGATGGGGCGTGCTTCGGCGGGCTACTAACAAACAGGTGGATGTGATCGGGCTGAACGGTCAGGTCGAGTATTTCAAGACCCTTGTCGTCGGCTATTTCGTGGAGGATGGTTCGCACACGGTCTGCGACCTCGTTGACGAGTACCGACTGTCGGTACTTCGGCAACCACACGAGATGGTAGTTGAGATTGTAGGTCGCGTGACGTGTGGTCTTCATCCGTGTTGCACACTATGGGGTAACGTATCTTAATAATGGCGGTGAGTCGGTGGGAAATCCAGCCGTAGCGTCGTTGTCAGAGATGTACGCTATTGTCCGCTTGACCCCCGCCTAAAGACGGGGGTATGCGCTCGTAACTCTATCAACGTCAACACAGCGAGCTTCGACCTGCCGTAGCCGCTCTCGTCGTACGCGAAACCCGACTTCGACAACCTGGACTTCGAGACCAGCAGTTACAACGGGATGAAGGCGTACTTGCGTTCGAAAACGGCAAACCTCATGTGGACCTATGAACTCGCCCGGCGTCTCGAGGGAACGGGTATCACCGTCAACGCGGTCAACCCCGGCGACGCAGACACCCAACTCCAGCAGGAGTCACTGTCCGCAGCACCGCTCCCGATGCGAGTAATAGGTATCGTCATGACACCGCTGATGAGGCTTCTCATGGACGTGTCCCCCGAGAGCGCGGCGTACTCGTCGGTCCACGCAGCCACGTCGAACGAACTCACTGGGATGACTGGTCTCTACCTCGATACGAAGGGAAAACCCGACTCGTCGTCGTCGATCTCACGAGACGAAGGCCTGGCAGCCGACCTCTGGGAGATTGCCGCGAACCGGGTTGGCGTCGACTTGTATGGTGAACCGAGCGAAACTATGACCGGGGACGTGGTCACATAATATCCATTCGTTCACTGACCCGAACTGACCGCTCGCGAGAACAGTAGGCACGCTGTACCCGACTCAGGAATCGACGATATCGATTCGATTTATCTCCTAGTCGAAGGTTGGGATTTTTTCGACCCACTCACAGA includes the following:
- a CDS encoding cupin domain-containing protein; translated protein: MHRPTADLPAKVETPDATIQRVTEFGAMDGQSFDAVRGTMSPGVDVTGLLEGLEDDLCQCPHWGYIVDGSVHVRYTDGTTEVNEAGEAVYWPPGHTILTEDEGVEFVLFSPQDEHGHVLDHLQQKVSEAEAD
- a CDS encoding helix-turn-helix transcriptional regulator; amino-acid sequence: MDTALDDIAFLANSENRVAVFETLVEAPRSRHEIGELVDASRVTIARILRELGERHWVEGVGQEYDATPLGEWIYDEFDHLLDQVETERRLREPLQWLPVDPVPFDVRCLRDAEVVVLDGSDATAFVRRVLEFHRSGDHLRGVATTVAPVLVENHWEMTVHGDTRLEMVLTPSVLEVTLDHPTAARQFSEMLEEETVHISVSEEVPMSVGIVDETVGINLTDEQGVAKGGLVTDDETVYEWAVDLFERCRERATPVTPEDPDDLEELVP
- a CDS encoding ester cyclase, yielding MSETDVESEHVQILRESIEKHNDPDRRDEYLEDYSEDLALHGADADGLEELEAFYQTVWQAIPDLEVTIERAIADGDEVAVRYSWSGTHAATGEEVSLDSGLTWYRFEDGEIAERWVASGTGGAIRDIVEP
- a CDS encoding DUF6498-containing protein yields the protein MSRPAPLRSLPFTTLLPGLVVPVGVLLLGWPIAVVLGVFVLEIAAVVCWAVVKIPFAAKRPRNMIDGDDRLLGPLQTKRGSVSLPGPLPPVYLRNVPTLLLTAGFLAPLEVGTAFLVFAFTDPTITTPVVEQLLLGGAGVFLAEGVETAREYFARGGYREHSPRSVVLVPFRRLFAVGALLFVAGPLQGAAVSGEVVLAVLVVGKFLYDLRRLQVARDPDARGLFYRLYGSAETEPEPVPVEVPPGAPVVCDRPPRGAALLDALYRGVTYTLTSPVLVVYLAAAFFLAFGATTVGLVFVGVVALFAGVRAASRYLRYGTVEYRGYDGTLVVYDRLLEEPQARLERTAVTDLEVTADAVDRVFDTQTVRLGGMDDDDTPTFRLTVPDPEELDGDDANANESLSLVHVRDHRRLVDALGVSWRLDAATDATSG
- a CDS encoding homing endonuclease associated repeat-containing protein, coding for MVGFPRLQAREEVNRDERRPIHPLYPAAHLYHLLRGSPGFVQSDASTTTTTQARTARYSYTPAECAAALRRAADHLGESPSKAQYEDLGLTPASATIIRICDGWNAAKELAELQTTADRGSRVGPKPAHLDVSDAEWVAMSVDQRWHYRHHEENAQRSLDRRRRLRDWLDIYKASLGCTACGEADPACLDFHHVGPTERAVTDLATYGYSAADIHAELQHCEVRCANCHWPAHHAKPACLDSAGPTVRTDAAIGIIRPDETDLTKETYLRAWTPHYKQRRGCRECGETEGCCLQFHHPAPETKRDGVGRLISDSKPVEQVRAEVDRCVVLCANCHRQEHRPA
- a CDS encoding RNA-guided endonuclease InsQ/TnpB family protein; this encodes MTELTKTLELKLVEPNAHKRRKLRETREAYQQALHDAFNARCTTQTQANDVVINYDLSGYAKNALKQYVPQLTTTYNAGELHDDHPVRFTNEGLRLDHKPENAIEWYVKIPHHEDYHLWMPAQPNPEQRDWLEALNAGDATMGESRLFERDGTWYLHVTTTRDVEDGSEVSAEERTPIGVDIGEASLVTVCHRDRHGSPTAPELWADEGKTVRRLRKTYFTATRRLQTRGSECIAESFGDDLWNQIDDVFHRVTREVVEYAESVENPVLVLEDLTYIRESMDYGEYMNRRLHGWGFAKLHAQIRYKAVEKGIPVETVNPRNTSKECHACGEVGYRPRQATFKCTNDACWMGEYQADVNGAVNIADRYLSGESRFREHENDDDSAEDGGRLTAPQDSQADATKQETLGTYAS
- the tnpA gene encoding IS200/IS605 family transposase → MKTTRHATYNLNYHLVWLPKYRQSVLVNEVADRVRTILHEIADDKGLEILDLTVQPDHIHLFVSSPPKHAPSLLANWFKGISSRKYNHRYADDDGEKIGWARGYYAGTAGHVSSETVMNYIQRHEEDDS
- a CDS encoding SDR family NAD(P)-dependent oxidoreductase; translation: MKAYLRSKTANLMWTYELARRLEGTGITVNAVNPGDADTQLQQESLSAAPLPMRVIGIVMTPLMRLLMDVSPESAAYSSVHAATSNELTGMTGLYLDTKGKPDSSSSISRDEGLAADLWEIAANRVGVDLYGEPSETMTGDVVT